One region of Olleya sp. Hel_I_94 genomic DNA includes:
- a CDS encoding carboxypeptidase-like regulatory domain-containing protein yields MKYYLFILLVGLSTTFGFSQTKKENTKAVTSIKKSIDSTAVKAESTVKGIIIDATSRQPLENVNIVNLNQVIGTATNDKGEFELRAQANDTLHLSYLGFKSIKVKVTNDWVDQIEKSTITLTELALALEEVVVTGLKLTGYLEVDIKQVNINTNYRYSISGLSNGYEAGKKQPSAVTKVLGSIFNPLDFLYNTFSNKGKELRKLKKMKEDDNIRNTLATRFDREMLIALLGVNKIDLDEIVSQCNYSEEFVTTANDLQILDAISECYEEYKVLNRGRKKRL; encoded by the coding sequence ATGAAGTACTACTTATTTATTTTACTAGTTGGTTTAAGCACAACTTTTGGTTTTTCTCAAACTAAAAAAGAAAACACAAAAGCAGTAACTTCTATCAAAAAAAGTATTGACTCTACTGCTGTAAAAGCAGAATCTACTGTCAAAGGTATCATTATTGATGCCACTTCAAGACAACCCTTAGAAAACGTAAACATTGTTAATCTAAATCAAGTTATAGGTACAGCTACAAATGATAAAGGTGAATTTGAATTGCGTGCACAAGCAAATGACACCCTTCACCTATCCTATTTAGGTTTTAAATCCATTAAAGTTAAAGTAACCAATGACTGGGTTGATCAAATCGAAAAATCTACTATTACACTAACAGAGTTAGCTTTAGCTCTAGAAGAAGTTGTTGTTACTGGATTAAAGTTAACAGGTTATTTAGAAGTAGACATTAAGCAAGTAAATATAAACACAAATTATAGATATAGTATTTCGGGTCTTTCTAATGGTTATGAAGCCGGAAAAAAGCAACCTAGTGCTGTAACTAAGGTTTTAGGATCAATATTTAATCCGCTTGACTTTTTATACAACACCTTTAGTAATAAAGGGAAAGAGCTTAGAAAGCTAAAAAAAATGAAAGAGGATGATAATATACGCAACACGTTAGCTACACGCTTTGACAGAGAAATGTTGATAGCATTACTTGGTGTTAATAAAATTGATTTAGACGAAATTGTTAGCCAATGTAACTACTCTGAAGAGTTTGTAACAACAGCTAATGACTTACAAATATTAGATGCTATTAGTGAGTGTTATGAAGAATATAAGGTTTTAAATCGTGGTCGTAAAAAAAGACTATAA
- the nadC gene encoding carboxylating nicotinate-nucleotide diphosphorylase — translation MISQAQFDKEIDLIITNAIREDVGDGDHSSLSCIPASAEGKAKLLVKDDGIIAGVQFAKQVFKYVDPNLVVETLIEDGSRVKYGDIVFYVTGASQSILKAERLVLNAMQRMSAIATKTRQFVDLLEGTGTKVLDTRKTTPGIRAIEKWAVKIGGGENHRFALYDMIMLKDNHIDFAGGITKAIDKTKQYLKETNRDLKIIVEARDLDEIKEILKSDGVYRILIDNFNYEDTKTAVKLIGDQCLTESSGGINEKTIREYALCGVDFISSGALTHSVYNMDLSLKAVD, via the coding sequence ATGATAAGTCAAGCCCAATTTGATAAAGAAATAGATTTAATCATTACCAACGCTATTAGAGAAGATGTTGGCGATGGTGATCATAGCTCATTATCTTGTATTCCTGCTTCTGCAGAAGGTAAAGCAAAATTGTTAGTTAAAGACGACGGTATTATTGCTGGTGTCCAGTTTGCTAAACAAGTATTTAAATATGTAGATCCAAACCTGGTTGTAGAGACTTTGATTGAGGATGGAAGCAGAGTGAAATATGGTGATATTGTATTTTATGTTACAGGCGCATCACAATCTATATTAAAAGCAGAACGTTTGGTATTAAATGCTATGCAACGTATGAGTGCTATTGCAACAAAAACAAGACAATTTGTAGATTTGTTAGAAGGCACAGGTACTAAAGTTTTAGACACACGTAAAACTACTCCAGGTATTAGAGCTATTGAAAAATGGGCTGTAAAAATTGGAGGAGGAGAAAACCATAGATTTGCACTTTATGACATGATTATGTTAAAGGATAATCATATAGATTTTGCAGGAGGCATTACAAAAGCTATTGATAAAACAAAGCAATATTTAAAAGAGACCAATCGTGATTTAAAGATAATTGTAGAGGCTAGAGATTTAGACGAAATTAAAGAGATTTTAAAATCGGATGGCGTTTACAGAATATTAATAGACAATTTTAATTATGAAGACACTAAAACTGCAGTTAAATTAATTGGTGATCAATGTTTAACAGAAAGTTCTGGTGGTATAAATGAAAAAACGATTAGAGAATATGCCTTATGTGGTGTAGATTTTATCTCTTCTGGTGCATTAACGCACTCGGTTTATAACATGGATTTAAGCTTAAAAGCAGTTGATTAA
- a CDS encoding SIR2 family NAD-dependent protein deacylase — MKHLVVLTGAGISAESGIKTFRGADGLWEGHDVMQVASPEGFANNPALVLEFYNQRRRQLLQVKPNKAHLELANLEKHFKITIITQNIDDLHERAGSTNVIHLHGELLKVRSTKTETNILDWKKDLNLGDLDSNGHQLRPHIVWFGEAVPLIDKAVEVCATADKLLIIGTSLQVYPAASLMHYVPENTPTFFIDPDPSISSTKNLTVIAETATKGIDTFISVL; from the coding sequence ATGAAACATCTAGTAGTACTTACAGGTGCAGGTATTAGTGCTGAAAGCGGAATTAAAACGTTTAGAGGTGCAGATGGGCTTTGGGAAGGTCATGACGTTATGCAAGTAGCCTCTCCAGAAGGCTTTGCTAATAATCCAGCATTAGTCCTAGAATTTTACAACCAACGTAGACGTCAACTATTACAAGTAAAACCTAATAAAGCACATTTAGAGTTGGCTAACTTAGAAAAACATTTTAAAATTACTATAATTACTCAAAATATTGACGACTTACATGAACGTGCTGGAAGTACAAATGTTATCCATTTACATGGCGAATTATTAAAAGTGCGAAGTACTAAAACCGAAACTAACATTTTAGATTGGAAAAAAGATTTAAACCTTGGTGATTTAGACAGTAATGGTCATCAATTACGACCACATATTGTATGGTTTGGAGAAGCTGTACCTTTAATAGACAAAGCTGTAGAGGTTTGCGCTACTGCAGATAAGCTGCTAATCATTGGTACCTCTTTACAAGTATATCCTGCTGCCAGTTTAATGCATTATGTACCAGAAAATACACCTACTTTTTTTATAGATCCTGACCCTTCAATTTCTAGCACAAAAAACTTAACTGTCATTGCAGAAACTGCTACTAAGGGTATTGACACATTTATCTCTGTTTTATAA
- a CDS encoding RluA family pseudouridine synthase, whose protein sequence is MHKPAGILVNGNSFKTIANALTQNITRSTLSDVAKPQPVHRLDFPTTGILLVGKTSSSIRALNTLFKNRAIKKTYYAVTIGTMEHEGFITTTVDGKTSKSKYKVHQTIDSKRFGKLNLVQLEPFTGRRHQLRKHLFSIGNPILGDKDYGFENLILKGKGLYLHAYSLQFIHPFTNESLYLKDQLPKRFKKLFADI, encoded by the coding sequence ATACACAAACCAGCAGGTATTTTGGTTAATGGTAATAGCTTTAAAACTATAGCCAATGCACTAACACAAAATATAACTAGAAGTACACTTAGCGACGTTGCAAAACCACAGCCTGTGCATAGATTAGACTTCCCAACCACTGGTATTTTACTAGTTGGTAAAACTAGTAGTAGCATACGTGCCTTAAATACTTTGTTTAAAAACAGAGCGATAAAAAAAACGTACTACGCAGTAACTATAGGTACTATGGAACACGAAGGTTTTATTACCACTACTGTAGATGGTAAAACTTCAAAATCAAAATATAAGGTACATCAAACGATAGATTCTAAACGTTTTGGAAAATTAAATTTAGTCCAATTAGAGCCTTTTACTGGAAGAAGACATCAATTACGCAAACATCTTTTTAGTATAGGCAACCCTATTTTAGGTGACAAAGATTATGGCTTTGAAAATTTAATATTAAAAGGAAAAGGTCTATATCTACATGCTTATTCTTTACAATTTATCCATCCTTTTACAAATGAAAGCTTATATTTAAAGGACCAATTACCTAAACGTTTTAAAAAGTTATTTGCTGACATTTAA
- a CDS encoding DUF4421 family protein, with amino-acid sequence MRYWLVVLILFLCTIVVGQNTVLSFRENLLLKSNINTQNESFSIQNNNQSILVNANNTYRLEVGANYKFLGLKIGFSPSSRSSDFKSKFLNSQLNIFIKHWIQSFEYRKVKGFYQENNAQLLAQFPDLKTTSWLGTTSYVLNDNFSLKHLTHLNEWQRETAGSFVPTLKYGFNRLSNIIDYQKVAENSFDLSFAPAYYYTWAFKDHWFISSSIAPAVGVRFTTEKLNTAINKDTFISRALDLTLQFGYTSETISAGASFNFDSNAINKDLTQSMVNDKSYASLYFGYRFMPPNFLKRTVEQIESTIGL; translated from the coding sequence ATGAGATATTGGCTTGTAGTATTAATTTTGTTTTTATGTACAATTGTAGTTGGTCAAAACACAGTACTTTCATTTAGAGAAAATCTATTACTAAAATCAAATATTAACACGCAAAACGAATCCTTTTCAATACAAAACAACAACCAATCTATTCTTGTTAATGCTAACAATACCTATCGGTTAGAAGTTGGTGCTAACTATAAATTTTTAGGATTAAAAATCGGATTTTCGCCAAGCAGCAGATCTTCTGATTTTAAATCAAAATTTTTGAATTCGCAATTAAATATCTTTATTAAACATTGGATACAAAGTTTTGAGTATAGAAAAGTAAAAGGTTTTTATCAAGAAAACAATGCGCAGTTGTTGGCTCAATTTCCTGATTTAAAAACAACAAGTTGGCTTGGTACAACATCTTATGTTTTAAATGATAATTTTTCGTTGAAACATTTAACACATCTAAATGAATGGCAACGAGAAACAGCTGGTAGTTTTGTCCCAACTTTAAAATACGGTTTTAATAGATTAAGTAATATTATTGATTATCAAAAAGTCGCAGAAAATAGTTTTGACCTTTCCTTTGCTCCTGCTTACTATTATACTTGGGCCTTCAAGGATCATTGGTTTATATCCTCATCTATCGCTCCAGCTGTAGGTGTTAGGTTTACTACCGAAAAACTAAACACTGCTATAAATAAAGACACTTTTATATCGCGAGCATTAGATTTAACATTACAATTTGGATATACTTCTGAAACGATAAGTGCAGGAGCTAGTTTTAATTTTGACTCCAATGCTATTAATAAGGATCTGACACAAAGTATGGTTAACGATAAAAGTTATGCTAGTCTTTATTTTGGTTATAGGTTTATGCCTCCAAATTTTTTAAAACGAACGGTAGAACAAATAGAATCCACCATAGGCTTATAA
- a CDS encoding KTSC domain-containing protein, giving the protein MKRINEYKKLFNVDQDLSLKTLKSSYRNLVKEWHPDKFQAGDEKAQEAELMSRKVIDGYHFLVSISPETIEANKEEYAVTVTSPIMDWKHKGLLLEVTFLNGDTYEYFGVNKALYIKFSQSDKQTRFAKRSIFNSFPYRKIKKSEVTA; this is encoded by the coding sequence ATGAAGCGTATTAATGAGTACAAAAAACTATTTAACGTAGATCAAGATTTATCTTTAAAAACGTTAAAATCGTCTTACCGTAATTTGGTTAAAGAATGGCATCCTGATAAGTTTCAAGCAGGTGATGAAAAAGCGCAAGAAGCAGAATTAATGAGTCGTAAGGTTATTGATGGATACCACTTTTTAGTTAGTATCTCTCCAGAAACTATTGAGGCTAACAAAGAAGAATATGCAGTAACGGTTACTAGTCCTATTATGGATTGGAAGCATAAAGGATTGTTATTAGAAGTTACTTTTTTAAATGGAGATACTTATGAGTACTTTGGTGTAAATAAAGCTTTATACATTAAGTTTTCTCAAAGCGACAAGCAAACACGTTTTGCTAAACGTAGTATTTTTAATTCTTTTCCTTACAGAAAAATTAAAAAGAGTGAAGTTACAGCTTAA
- a CDS encoding TrmH family RNA methyltransferase, whose protein sequence is MIDLQLLQHLETYLTDHRLARFKQVLNQRTKHFTVATEDVYQLHNTSAVMRTCDVFGLQELNIVEETNSKRIDGEIAMGAQKWVDLNRFDTVTDCIKNLKQKGYQIVATTPHTDDCDLYDFDVTKKACFFFGRETEGLSDAVLNQADSFLKIPMVGFTESLNISVSAAIILQHATSKLKKTDINWQLTEDEKLEKRLDWCKKTIKSYDDIVARFYSDKS, encoded by the coding sequence ATGATAGACTTACAATTATTACAACATCTAGAAACCTATTTAACAGACCATAGATTAGCACGTTTTAAACAAGTTTTAAATCAACGTACAAAACATTTTACTGTCGCAACAGAGGATGTTTACCAATTACACAATACTAGTGCTGTCATGCGTACTTGTGATGTTTTTGGCTTACAAGAATTAAATATTGTAGAAGAAACTAATAGTAAACGTATTGATGGTGAAATAGCCATGGGAGCGCAAAAATGGGTAGACTTAAACCGTTTTGATACTGTAACAGATTGTATTAAAAACTTAAAACAAAAAGGGTATCAAATTGTAGCAACAACACCACATACAGATGATTGTGATTTGTATGATTTTGATGTCACTAAAAAAGCGTGTTTTTTCTTTGGAAGAGAAACTGAAGGCTTATCTGATGCTGTTTTAAATCAAGCAGATAGCTTTTTAAAAATACCAATGGTTGGTTTTACTGAAAGTTTAAACATATCTGTTAGTGCTGCAATTATTTTACAACATGCAACATCTAAATTAAAAAAAACAGATATTAATTGGCAATTAACTGAAGATGAAAAGTTAGAAAAAAGACTAGATTGGTGTAAAAAAACAATTAAGAGTTATGACGACATAGTTGCGCGATTTTACAGCGACAAATCGTGA
- a CDS encoding non-canonical purine NTP diphosphatase translates to MQLVFATNNLNKVKEVQALIPAHIKLLTLKDIGCFEDVPETQPDIKGNAIQKAEYIKQNYGYDCFADDTGLEVDALNGQPGVFSARYAGPQRNDSDNMDLLLNNLKDKNNRNAQFKTVIALHINNKLDTFTGICKGEITTVKHGEKGFGYDPIFKPNGYTYTFAEMELTEKNSIGHRGKAVQLLVNFLNNL, encoded by the coding sequence ATGCAACTTGTTTTTGCTACTAATAATCTAAATAAAGTTAAAGAAGTCCAAGCTTTAATTCCTGCGCACATAAAACTACTTACCCTAAAAGATATTGGATGCTTTGAGGATGTACCAGAAACCCAACCAGATATCAAGGGTAATGCTATACAAAAGGCAGAATATATAAAACAAAACTATGGTTATGATTGCTTTGCAGATGACACAGGATTAGAAGTAGATGCGTTAAATGGACAACCTGGTGTTTTTAGTGCCAGATACGCTGGACCACAACGCAACGACAGTGATAATATGGATTTATTATTAAACAATCTTAAAGATAAAAATAATAGAAACGCACAATTTAAAACAGTCATTGCGTTACACATAAATAACAAACTAGACACGTTTACTGGTATTTGTAAAGGCGAAATAACTACAGTTAAGCATGGAGAAAAAGGCTTTGGTTACGATCCAATTTTTAAACCAAATGGATACACATACACTTTTGCCGAAATGGAATTAACAGAAAAAAACAGCATTGGACATCGTGGTAAAGCAGTACAATTATTAGTCAATTTTCTTAATAATCTTTAA
- a CDS encoding YihY/virulence factor BrkB family protein: MSQAIEEKLSKIPVVNLLVKLLGRFKLPGLEGLSLYDLIELYIIGIARGALTARASAIAYSFFMALFPFLLFVIIVIPYIPIEDFQTDFLVFLESILPPTTSDFFSDNIFNNIGGNQNGGLLSSVFLLSIFLMANGINALFSGFENSYHDQLTRNVFKQYFYALGIALILSFLLIITVAVLGYFNIYVIDNLTNHGYIAKRQVSIWSTLAQYGFFVVMVYIATAVLYYFGTAEGKSSKFFSIGALFTTILILVTSFLFGVYIENFAQYNELYGSIGALLILLFYLWLNANILLLGFELNMSLKQLRKSF, translated from the coding sequence ATGTCTCAAGCAATAGAAGAAAAGCTTAGTAAAATCCCTGTGGTTAACCTTTTAGTTAAGCTATTAGGTAGGTTTAAATTGCCTGGACTAGAGGGTTTGTCATTATATGATTTAATCGAGTTATATATTATAGGTATCGCTAGAGGAGCCTTAACAGCAAGAGCAAGTGCAATTGCTTATAGTTTTTTTATGGCGTTATTTCCGTTTTTATTATTTGTTATTATTGTTATTCCCTATATTCCAATAGAGGATTTTCAGACGGATTTTTTGGTGTTTTTAGAGTCTATTTTACCACCAACGACATCAGATTTTTTCTCGGATAATATATTTAACAATATTGGTGGAAATCAAAATGGAGGATTATTATCATCCGTATTTTTATTATCCATTTTTTTAATGGCTAATGGTATTAATGCTTTATTTTCCGGGTTTGAAAACTCGTATCACGACCAATTAACACGCAATGTGTTTAAACAATATTTTTACGCATTAGGCATTGCGTTAATTTTGTCATTTTTACTAATTATAACCGTTGCTGTTTTAGGTTATTTTAATATCTATGTAATAGATAATTTAACCAATCATGGTTATATTGCCAAAAGGCAAGTTAGTATATGGAGTACGTTGGCACAATACGGATTTTTTGTCGTCATGGTATACATAGCAACAGCAGTGTTGTACTATTTTGGTACAGCAGAAGGGAAGTCGTCTAAATTTTTCTCCATTGGTGCATTATTTACCACCATTTTAATTTTAGTAACCTCCTTTTTATTTGGTGTTTATATTGAAAATTTTGCTCAGTATAATGAGTTATATGGATCAATTGGAGCACTATTAATTTTATTATTTTATTTATGGCTTAATGCTAATATTTTGTTATTAGGTTTTGAGTTAAACATGTCTTTAAAACAACTACGTAAAAGTTTTTAA
- the rlmH gene encoding 23S rRNA (pseudouridine(1915)-N(3))-methyltransferase RlmH produces MTIKLLAIGKTDNKQLQQLIDDYTKRLGFYIGFDLEIIPDLKKVKNLSEDQQKQKEGELILSKLKPTDILILLDENGKQFDSVGFADYLQKHMNSGAKQIVFVIGGPYGFSPEVYAKAQGKISLSKMTFSHQMVRLFVIEQLYRGFTILRNEPYHHR; encoded by the coding sequence ATGACTATCAAACTGCTTGCTATAGGCAAAACAGACAATAAACAACTACAACAGTTAATTGATGATTATACAAAGCGATTAGGCTTTTATATAGGTTTTGATTTAGAAATTATACCAGACTTAAAAAAAGTAAAAAACCTTAGCGAAGACCAACAAAAACAAAAAGAAGGCGAACTAATTTTAAGCAAACTTAAACCTACAGATATTTTAATATTACTAGACGAAAATGGCAAACAATTTGACAGCGTTGGTTTTGCAGATTATTTACAAAAACATATGAATTCTGGAGCAAAACAAATAGTATTCGTAATTGGTGGTCCTTATGGATTTAGCCCAGAAGTTTATGCCAAAGCACAAGGAAAAATATCGCTATCTAAAATGACATTTTCTCATCAAATGGTACGTCTATTTGTAATCGAGCAATTATATCGTGGCTTTACCATTTTAAGGAACGAACCATACCATCATAGGTAA
- a CDS encoding DEAD/DEAH box helicase, producing MSTFQDLGLNEDLLKGIADLGFETPSEVQEKAIPILLNQETDLVALAQTGTGKTAAFGFPMLQKIDVDSRTTQGLILSPTRELCLQIANEMKAYGKHLKGLNVVAIYGGSSITDQAREVKRGAQIIVATPGRMKDMINRRLVDITKIQYSVLDEADEMLNMGFKEDITDILAGTPEDKNTWLFSATMPKEVASIARDFMNSPQEITVGHKNQSTDNVSHEYYLVNARDRYQALKRLADANPDIFSVIFCRTKRDTQKVAENLIEDGYSAGALHGDLSQNQRDIVMKQFRSRQIQMLVATDVAARGIDVDDITHVINYQLSDEIETYTHRSGRTGRAGKTGVSMVIVSKSEVRRLKSIERIINQKFELKEIPNGMEICEVQLMSLANKIHNTEINHEIDKYLEDINTLFADTSKEELIKKFFSVEFTRFFNYYQKSKNLNVTAGDSGRDGGREGRSQSSGSAARYFINVGEKDGYDWMKLKDFLKEVLDLGRDDVFKVDVKETFSFFNTEKEHQEKVLAFFTDYKDNGRFVNVEVTEDRGGSRGGRDRNRGGGGRRRDGGSGGGRRRDDKPRGERRSSRRSDDSSGNRSDRRRSSDSSSERSSRSNRDKSEFKTSHSRPTRSRRKD from the coding sequence ATGAGCACATTCCAAGATTTAGGTCTAAACGAAGATCTATTAAAAGGTATTGCAGATTTAGGTTTTGAAACACCATCTGAAGTACAAGAAAAAGCAATCCCAATTTTATTAAACCAAGAAACAGATTTAGTAGCGTTAGCGCAAACTGGAACTGGTAAAACTGCAGCATTTGGTTTTCCAATGTTACAAAAAATTGATGTAGACAGCCGTACTACACAAGGGTTGATATTATCTCCAACTCGTGAGCTATGTTTACAAATTGCTAACGAGATGAAAGCCTACGGAAAACACCTTAAAGGGTTAAACGTTGTTGCTATTTATGGAGGATCAAGCATTACTGATCAAGCAAGAGAAGTAAAAAGAGGTGCACAAATTATTGTAGCAACTCCTGGTCGTATGAAAGATATGATCAACCGTCGTTTAGTAGATATTACTAAAATTCAATATTCTGTTTTAGACGAAGCAGATGAGATGCTAAACATGGGTTTTAAAGAAGATATTACAGATATTCTAGCTGGTACTCCTGAAGACAAAAACACGTGGTTATTCTCTGCAACTATGCCAAAAGAAGTGGCAAGTATTGCAAGAGATTTTATGAACAGCCCACAAGAAATTACTGTTGGTCATAAAAACCAAAGTACAGATAACGTATCGCACGAATACTATTTAGTAAATGCACGTGATCGCTACCAAGCTTTAAAACGTTTAGCAGATGCTAATCCAGATATTTTTTCAGTTATATTTTGTAGAACAAAACGTGATACTCAAAAAGTAGCAGAAAACTTAATCGAAGATGGTTATAGTGCTGGAGCATTACATGGTGATTTATCACAAAACCAACGTGACATTGTCATGAAACAATTTAGATCTCGTCAAATCCAAATGCTTGTTGCAACAGACGTTGCTGCACGTGGTATTGATGTAGATGATATTACACACGTAATTAACTACCAATTAAGTGACGAAATAGAAACTTACACACACCGTTCTGGTCGTACAGGTCGTGCAGGTAAAACTGGTGTATCAATGGTAATTGTTTCAAAAAGTGAAGTACGTCGTTTAAAAAGTATCGAACGTATTATCAATCAAAAATTTGAATTAAAAGAAATTCCTAACGGAATGGAAATTTGCGAAGTACAATTAATGTCTTTAGCAAACAAAATACATAACACAGAAATTAATCACGAAATTGACAAGTATTTAGAGGACATCAACACGTTGTTTGCTGATACGTCTAAAGAAGAGTTAATTAAAAAATTCTTTTCTGTAGAGTTTACACGTTTCTTTAATTACTATCAAAAATCTAAAAACCTAAACGTTACAGCTGGAGACTCTGGACGTGATGGTGGTCGTGAAGGAAGATCACAATCTTCTGGAAGTGCTGCACGTTACTTTATTAACGTTGGAGAAAAAGATGGTTATGACTGGATGAAATTAAAAGATTTCTTAAAAGAAGTTTTAGATCTAGGTCGTGATGATGTATTTAAAGTTGATGTTAAAGAAACATTCTCTTTCTTTAATACTGAAAAAGAACACCAAGAAAAAGTCTTAGCATTCTTTACAGACTACAAGGACAACGGACGTTTTGTTAATGTAGAAGTTACAGAAGACAGAGGCGGAAGTCGTGGTGGTCGTGATAGAAACCGTGGAGGTGGCGGAAGACGTCGCGATGGTGGAAGTGGTGGCGGAAGACGTCGTGACGATAAACCAAGAGGAGAAAGACGATCGTCTAGAAGAAGCGATGACAGTTCTGGTAACAGAAGTGACAGACGCAGGAGTAGCGATAGTAGTTCTGAGAGATCTAGTCGTTCTAACAGAGATAAATCAGAGTTTAAAACCTCGCACTCTAGACCTACACGCTCTAGACGTAAAGATTAA
- a CDS encoding ABC-F family ATP-binding cassette domain-containing protein, which translates to MISIDNLAVEFSGTALFSDVSFVINPTDKIALMGKNGAGKSTMMKIVAGEQKPTRGHVRAPKDAVIAYLPQHLLTEDDCTVFQEAAKAFKHVYAMRDEMEALNKALETRTDYESDEYMAIIEKVSDLGEKYYALEDVNYDAEVEKALKGLGFKQEDFARLTNEFSGGWRMRIELAKILLQKPDLILLDEPTNHIDIESVIWLEDFLVNKANAVMVISHDRAFIDNITNRTIEVTMGRIYDYKANYSHYLQLREDRRSHQIKAYQEQQKFIADNMAFIERFKGTYSKTNQVTSRERMLEKLQIIEIDEVDNSALKLRFPPAPRSGDYPVSVQNLTKKYDDVVVFSDANMSIKRGEKVSFVGRNGEGKSTMIKAILGQIDYDGACSLGHNVQVGYFAQNQAALLDNDLTVFQTVDEVAKGDARTGIKNILGRFMFKGDDIDKKVGVLSGGEKTRLAMVKLLLEPVNLLILDEPTNHLDLKSKDVLKEALKSFDGTLVLVSHDRDFLQGLSEKVFEFKDQRVIEHFETIDAFLERNRIKSIADINLMK; encoded by the coding sequence ATGATTTCTATAGATAATTTAGCAGTAGAGTTTAGCGGAACCGCCTTGTTTAGTGATGTGTCTTTTGTAATTAATCCAACAGACAAAATCGCTTTAATGGGTAAAAATGGTGCAGGTAAGTCAACCATGATGAAGATTGTTGCAGGCGAACAAAAGCCTACAAGAGGTCATGTAAGAGCACCTAAAGACGCTGTTATTGCTTATTTACCGCAACATTTATTGACAGAGGATGATTGTACTGTTTTTCAAGAAGCAGCAAAAGCGTTTAAGCACGTTTATGCTATGCGTGACGAAATGGAAGCGCTTAATAAAGCTTTAGAAACTAGAACAGATTATGAAAGTGATGAGTACATGGCTATCATTGAAAAAGTATCAGATTTAGGCGAAAAATATTATGCTTTAGAGGATGTTAATTACGATGCCGAAGTAGAAAAAGCACTTAAAGGCTTAGGTTTTAAACAAGAAGATTTTGCGCGTTTAACTAACGAGTTTTCTGGTGGTTGGCGTATGCGTATTGAGCTAGCTAAAATTTTATTACAAAAGCCAGATTTAATTTTATTAGATGAGCCAACAAACCATATTGATATAGAATCTGTTATTTGGTTAGAAGACTTTTTAGTTAATAAAGCTAATGCAGTAATGGTAATATCGCATGACAGAGCTTTTATTGATAATATAACTAATCGTACTATTGAGGTAACAATGGGTCGTATTTACGACTATAAGGCTAATTATAGTCATTATTTACAGTTAAGAGAAGATAGACGTAGTCATCAAATTAAAGCCTATCAAGAGCAACAAAAATTTATTGCAGACAATATGGCTTTTATTGAGCGTTTTAAAGGGACTTACTCTAAAACAAACCAAGTCACATCACGAGAGCGTATGCTTGAAAAGCTACAAATTATAGAGATTGATGAAGTTGATAACTCAGCTTTAAAACTTAGATTTCCGCCAGCACCAAGATCAGGAGATTATCCAGTATCTGTACAAAATTTGACAAAAAAATATGACGATGTCGTTGTGTTTAGTGACGCTAATATGTCTATTAAAAGAGGCGAAAAAGTTAGTTTTGTTGGACGTAATGGAGAAGGTAAATCTACTATGATTAAAGCTATTTTGGGTCAAATTGATTATGATGGAGCGTGTAGTCTTGGACACAACGTTCAAGTCGGTTATTTTGCACAAAACCAAGCAGCTTTATTAGATAATGATTTAACGGTTTTTCAAACTGTAGATGAGGTTGCTAAAGGTGACGCTAGGACTGGAATTAAAAATATTTTAGGTCGTTTTATGTTTAAAGGCGATGATATTGATAAAAAAGTAGGTGTGCTATCTGGAGGAGAAAAAACAAGATTAGCAATGGTTAAGTTATTATTAGAACCTGTTAATTTATTAATACTAGATGAGCCAACAAACCACTTAGATTTAAAATCTAAAGATGTTTTAAAAGAAGCATTAAAATCCTTTGATGGTACATTAGTTTTGGTGTCTCACGACAGAGATTTTTTACAAGGTTTATCAGAAAAAGTTTTCGAATTTAAAGACCAGCGTGTTATTGAGCATTTTGAAACTATTGATGCCTTTTTAGAACGAAACCGTATTAAAAGTATTGCAGATATTAATTTAATGAAATAG